In 'Nostoc azollae' 0708, the following are encoded in one genomic region:
- a CDS encoding diguanylate cyclase — MALFKPEDCLILVVDDVKLNLQIVAKILDNVGYECSFASNGYQALKRVRSARPDLILLDLMMPEMDGLEVCEKIQANPELSEIPIIFISASQEQEHLLQAFQKGAVDYVAKPFHSAELLARVRMHLELKYSRQKLKNLLQEQVELVKQLETLANTDPLTGVWNRRYLLMIAEQEIKRSQLYNFSFAVLLIDIDHFKKINDTYGHSIGDDVIIFMTKTVLYHLQSTDCFGRFGGEEFVALLPETDMDEAMIVAECIRENIKNQYITFEEQKVSITISIGVSSYRTGDKNIDSILRRADQALYQAKHEGRNRVISCPLE; from the coding sequence ATGGCACTATTTAAACCTGAAGATTGCTTAATTTTAGTTGTAGATGATGTAAAATTAAATCTCCAAATCGTTGCCAAAATTCTAGATAATGTAGGCTATGAATGTAGCTTTGCTTCTAATGGTTATCAAGCCTTGAAACGAGTGAGATCTGCTCGTCCAGATTTAATCTTATTAGACTTAATGATGCCAGAAATGGATGGTTTGGAAGTATGTGAAAAAATTCAAGCTAATCCAGAGTTGTCAGAAATTCCAATTATATTTATATCTGCTAGTCAGGAGCAAGAGCATTTACTTCAAGCTTTTCAAAAGGGAGCGGTTGATTATGTCGCAAAACCATTTCATAGTGCGGAACTTTTGGCTCGTGTGAGAATGCACTTGGAGTTAAAATATTCACGGCAAAAATTGAAGAATTTATTGCAGGAACAAGTAGAATTAGTCAAACAATTAGAAACTTTAGCCAATACTGATCCCTTAACTGGAGTGTGGAATCGTCGTTATCTTCTGATGATAGCAGAGCAAGAAATAAAGCGCAGTCAGCTATATAATTTTTCTTTTGCTGTACTCTTAATAGATATTGACCATTTTAAGAAAATTAATGATACTTATGGGCATAGTATAGGGGATGATGTAATTATATTTATGACTAAAACAGTTCTCTATCATTTGCAGAGTACAGATTGTTTTGGTAGGTTTGGTGGTGAAGAGTTTGTTGCGTTATTGCCAGAAACAGATATGGATGAAGCCATGATAGTGGCTGAATGTATCAGAGAAAATATTAAAAATCAGTATATTACTTTTGAAGAACAAAAAGTATCAATCACAATCAGTATTGGTGTTTCTAGTTATAGGACAGGAGATAAAAATATTGATAGTATTCTTCGACGGGCCGACCAGGCGCTTTATCAAGCGAAACATGAAGGACGTAACCGGGTGATATCATGTCCATTGGAATAG
- a CDS encoding TldD/PmbA family protein, giving the protein MLTNTLLLSNQLPSLQYSSTTERFDETWEAPLAILLGLGRAAGADFIELFLERRNYISCLAEDDIITSISPSLATGAGVRVFRGKADCYVSTNNLTFVGLKAALEKGLSILGLQLPGPSAFIPEINLELLRDYATKRGKDGWLPLCSSIREMGEILLEGTAQLNKKATHIQSRRATYFRDWQEVLVAASDGTFARDIRLTQSVGFNILCADGANRASIGERAGNTSDANFLRTWDYQQASEQIAESAGKMLYADYVESGTYPIIMANHFGGVIFHEACGHLLETTQIERQTTPFADKKGEEIAHESLTAWDEGRADNAFGTIDMDDEGMPAQRTLLIEKGILKNFLADRTGSVRTGHPRTGSGRRQNYTFAAASRMRNTYIDTGNYSNEDLFASVDKGIYCKKMGGGSVGATGQFNFSVDEAYLIENGKLTKPLKGATLIGEAKEIMNKISMCSQDLELAPGFCGSVSGSIYTTVGQPHIKVDSITVGGR; this is encoded by the coding sequence ATGCTTACAAATACCTTACTTCTCTCAAACCAACTCCCCAGCCTACAATATTCATCAACCACAGAACGATTTGATGAAACTTGGGAAGCGCCTCTGGCAATCCTTTTGGGACTGGGACGTGCCGCAGGTGCGGACTTTATCGAATTATTTTTAGAACGTCGTAACTACATTAGCTGCTTGGCAGAAGACGACATCATCACCAGTATTTCACCTAGTTTAGCCACAGGTGCAGGAGTGAGAGTATTTCGCGGTAAGGCTGACTGTTACGTTAGCACCAATAACCTGACATTTGTCGGTTTAAAAGCAGCTTTAGAAAAAGGTCTTTCCATCCTGGGATTACAACTGCCAGGACCGAGTGCTTTCATACCCGAAATTAACCTAGAATTACTTAGAGACTACGCCACCAAACGTGGTAAAGACGGCTGGCTACCTCTGTGCAGTTCTATCCGCGAAATGGGAGAAATCCTCCTTGAGGGTACTGCCCAACTTAACAAAAAAGCTACTCACATCCAATCTCGCCGTGCTACCTATTTCCGTGACTGGCAAGAAGTCTTAGTTGCTGCCAGTGATGGCACATTTGCCCGTGATATCCGCCTCACCCAGTCCGTCGGCTTTAATATTCTTTGCGCTGACGGTGCCAACCGCGCCTCCATAGGTGAACGTGCAGGTAACACCAGTGATGCTAACTTCCTGAGAACTTGGGATTATCAACAAGCATCCGAACAAATCGCCGAATCCGCAGGTAAAATGCTTTATGCAGATTATGTAGAATCAGGAACTTACCCCATTATTATGGCCAATCATTTTGGTGGTGTCATTTTCCATGAAGCCTGTGGACACCTATTAGAAACTACCCAAATTGAACGCCAAACCACACCATTTGCTGATAAAAAAGGCGAAGAAATCGCCCATGAAAGTTTAACAGCATGGGACGAAGGACGTGCTGATAACGCCTTCGGCACAATTGATATGGATGACGAAGGAATGCCCGCCCAAAGAACATTATTAATTGAAAAAGGCATTCTCAAAAACTTCCTGGCTGACAGAACAGGTTCAGTCCGCACAGGACACCCTAGAACAGGCAGTGGTCGCCGTCAAAATTACACATTTGCAGCTGCCAGTCGGATGCGAAATACCTATATTGATACAGGCAACTACAGCAACGAAGACTTATTTGCCTCCGTTGATAAAGGTATTTATTGCAAAAAAATGGGTGGTGGTAGTGTCGGTGCAACAGGTCAATTTAACTTTAGCGTTGACGAAGCTTACTTAATAGAAAATGGTAAACTTACCAAACCACTAAAAGGCGCTACTCTCATTGGTGAAGCCAAGGAAATCATGAACAAAATTTCCATGTGTTCCCAAGATTTAGAATTAGCTCCCGGTTTTTGTGGTTCAGTCAGCGGCAGCATTTACACCACCGTTGGACAACCTCACATTAAGGTTGATTCCATTACTGTTGGTGGACGATAA
- the mgtE gene encoding magnesium transporter: protein MLTQDIRNLLDIADLNQLKCDLNSLQPVDVGEYISELPEKQRAIAFRVLNKTQAIDVFEYLPTEIQEELIHSLHDIQVVQLVEEMSPDERAELFDELPAGVVKRLLQQLSNEQRQATATILGYPEGTAGRVMTTEYVRLRRGLTVGEALSKIRLQDGDKETIYYAYVTDDNRTLVSVVSLRQLLFTFPDVLIKDIASSHVVKVRTENSQEEVARIMQRYDLIAIPVVDREDRLVGIITIDDVIDILEEEATEDIQKLAGVSGDEEALSPPLVTIRKRLPWLLAIMGLYIGAASAIAPFQQVIAAVPVLAVIMPIFSNTGGTVGIQALTVTIRSLGVGEVTPEDTLKILRKELLAGLGTAIGLCITMMLLSLIWAQPQERWVALIAGTVMATNTMVAVTLGTLLPMGLKRLKLDPALVSGPLVTTMLDTIGFLTFLSMISIALKVFHLQA from the coding sequence ATGCTCACACAAGATATTCGCAATTTATTGGATATTGCCGACTTAAATCAATTGAAATGTGATTTAAATAGTTTGCAACCAGTAGATGTAGGAGAGTATATTTCGGAATTGCCTGAAAAACAAAGGGCGATCGCATTTCGGGTACTGAATAAAACTCAGGCCATAGATGTCTTTGAGTATTTACCCACAGAAATACAGGAAGAATTGATTCACTCTCTCCACGATATCCAGGTGGTGCAACTTGTGGAGGAAATGAGTCCTGATGAAAGGGCAGAATTGTTTGATGAACTACCAGCAGGGGTAGTCAAACGGCTATTGCAACAACTTAGTAACGAACAAAGACAAGCTACTGCGACGATTCTCGGTTATCCTGAAGGGACTGCTGGGAGGGTAATGACGACTGAATATGTCCGGTTGCGACGGGGATTAACTGTTGGTGAAGCCTTAAGTAAAATCCGCTTGCAAGATGGAGATAAGGAAACAATTTACTATGCGTATGTCACAGATGATAATCGCACTTTAGTTAGTGTTGTTTCTTTACGACAGCTATTATTTACTTTTCCCGATGTTTTAATTAAAGATATTGCTAGTTCCCACGTTGTCAAAGTGAGAACAGAAAACTCACAGGAAGAGGTTGCCAGAATTATGCAACGTTATGATTTAATTGCGATTCCTGTAGTTGACAGAGAAGATCGATTAGTGGGAATTATTACCATTGATGATGTCATTGACATTTTAGAAGAAGAAGCTACAGAAGATATTCAAAAATTGGCAGGTGTAAGTGGTGATGAAGAAGCTTTATCTCCTCCTTTAGTAACGATTCGCAAACGCTTACCTTGGTTGTTAGCGATTATGGGATTATATATTGGTGCTGCTAGTGCGATCGCACCTTTTCAACAAGTAATTGCTGCTGTACCAGTTCTAGCCGTAATTATGCCCATATTTTCTAACACAGGTGGAACTGTGGGTATTCAAGCCTTAACCGTGACTATTCGCAGTTTAGGTGTAGGTGAAGTCACACCCGAAGATACTTTAAAAATCCTCCGTAAAGAACTTTTAGCCGGATTAGGTACAGCTATTGGGTTATGTATAACTATGATGCTACTTTCCTTAATTTGGGCTCAACCCCAAGAACGGTGGGTAGCATTAATTGCAGGAACAGTGATGGCAACTAATACAATGGTTGCCGTTACCCTGGGAACTTTATTACCAATGGGTCTGAAAAGGTTAAAGCTAGATCCTGCATTGGTGAGTGGTCCATTAGTGACAACAATGTTAGATACCATCGGCTTTTTAACCTTCCTCAGCATGATTTCCATTGCTTTAAAGGTATTCCACCTGCAAGCTTAA
- the hemJ gene encoding protoporphyrinogen oxidase HemJ — protein MAYLWFKAFHIIGFVVWFAGLFYLVRLFIYHVEANQEPEPAKTILKNQYQIMEKRLYHIITIPGMIVTVAMAMGIISTNPDLLKETWLHFKLGFVGILLMYHHYCGRLMKQLAADECKWSEQHLRALNEAPTLLLVVIVMLAIFKNNLPTDITAWLVFGLVIFMGVSIQMYAKIRRRNKEKMIVERK, from the coding sequence ATGGCTTATTTATGGTTTAAAGCCTTTCACATTATCGGCTTTGTGGTTTGGTTTGCGGGATTATTCTACCTAGTGCGTCTGTTTATATACCATGTCGAAGCGAACCAAGAACCAGAACCAGCTAAAACGATACTGAAAAATCAGTATCAAATTATGGAAAAGCGTCTCTACCACATTATCACTATCCCAGGAATGATAGTCACGGTTGCGATGGCCATGGGTATTATTTCCACCAACCCAGACTTGTTAAAAGAAACTTGGTTACATTTTAAATTAGGATTTGTGGGTATTTTACTTATGTATCATCATTATTGTGGTAGGTTGATGAAACAGTTAGCCGCAGATGAATGTAAGTGGAGTGAACAACATTTGCGGGCTTTAAATGAAGCACCGACTTTGTTGTTAGTGGTAATTGTCATGTTGGCTATTTTCAAGAATAACCTACCTACAGATATCACTGCTTGGCTGGTTTTTGGGTTGGTGATTTTCATGGGTGTGAGTATTCAGATGTATGCCAAAATCCGCAGACGGAATAAAGAGAAGATGATCGTAGAGAGGAAATGA
- a CDS encoding GIY-YIG nuclease family protein produces the protein MRKVGYYVYIISNKSKSLYIGVTNNLHRRIYEDK, from the coding sequence GTGCGGAAGGTAGGATATTATGTCTACATAATCAGTAACAAATCAAAAAGCTTATACATAGGTGTCACCAATAATTTACATCGCAGAATATACGAGGATAAATAA
- a CDS encoding pentapeptide repeat-containing protein gives MINASVGFRCGLKQPTQRNDNLTLADMLDANLMNADLRGVDLSSANLTGACLRGANLREEKRIYCAILRGTKLHKADLRGADLTGADLYKVDLSGANLGESSLRGADLHGANLSGAILYNAS, from the coding sequence ATGATCAATGCTTCTGTTGGGTTCCGCTGTGGCTTAAAGCAACCTACTCAGCGTAATGACAATTTAACATTAGCAGATATGCTAGATGCTAACTTAATGAATGCGGATTTGCGTGGTGTCGACTTAAGCAGTGCTAACCTCACAGGTGCGTGCTTGCGTGGTGCTAACCTACGGGAAGAAAAGAGAATTTACTGTGCCATTCTCCGGGGTACTAAACTCCATAAGGCTGACTTGCGAGGTGCTGATTTAACTGGTGCAGACTTATATAAAGTTGATCTAAGTGGTGCTAACTTAGGTGAGTCAAGCTTGCGGGGTGCTGATTTGCATGGTGCTAATCTGAGTGGAGCAATTTTATATAATGCGTCTTGA
- a CDS encoding glutathione S-transferase family protein encodes MLKLYQWELSQYSEKVRLILDYKGLEYGKIEVTPGIGQVELFRLTGQKQVPVLKDGHRYIVDSTEIAKYLDSEYPENPLLPKDPKKRAAALLMEDWADESIGVKGRKSLFAAISQDQNFRKSLLPVSTPDILKSMVEGVPTDFLNVLGLGVGFSRDVINSAIASLRQDLEILTELLSDSPYLLGDEPTIADLTVAGLSILLKFPQGPYLDLPESLRGKGLPILADNPDYEPFFTWRDRLYAQFRKPLSGKPAAGSAPTSIQID; translated from the coding sequence ATGCTGAAATTATATCAGTGGGAACTATCTCAATATTCAGAGAAGGTGCGTCTAATCCTTGATTATAAAGGTTTGGAGTATGGTAAAATTGAAGTTACACCGGGGATTGGACAAGTTGAATTGTTTCGTTTGACTGGTCAAAAACAAGTTCCAGTGTTAAAGGATGGCCATAGATATATTGTAGACTCTACAGAAATAGCTAAGTATTTAGACTCAGAATATCCAGAGAACCCTCTGTTACCAAAAGATCCAAAAAAACGTGCTGCGGCTTTATTGATGGAAGATTGGGCGGATGAGTCAATAGGTGTTAAGGGTAGAAAATCTCTATTTGCGGCAATTAGTCAAGATCAAAATTTCCGCAAGTCTTTATTACCTGTTTCAACACCAGATATACTCAAAAGTATGGTTGAAGGTGTCCCTACTGATTTTCTGAATGTGTTGGGTTTAGGAGTTGGTTTTAGTCGTGATGTAATTAATTCTGCAATCGCTAGTTTAAGACAAGATTTAGAAATCCTCACGGAATTATTATCAGATAGTCCTTATCTGTTGGGAGATGAACCAACTATAGCTGATTTAACAGTGGCGGGATTGTCGATATTATTGAAATTTCCACAAGGGCCTTATTTAGATTTACCAGAGTCTCTCAGAGGTAAAGGGTTGCCTATTTTAGCGGATAATCCTGATTATGAACCATTTTTCACCTGGCGTGATCGCCTCTACGCCCAATTTAGAAAACCCTTATCAGGTAAACCTGCTGCTGGAAGTGCACCAACTTCAATTCAAATTGATTAA
- a CDS encoding TldD/PmbA family protein, translating into MSNIREIATYAQQNATKLGIQKFDIYGSTVDDTSVQVDQGEPKQVKASNRSGVTVRVWNEENTMGVTSTTDIDPKGLELALQTAYEASFFGVKENVPDFSPEATIPIAKTTKNKALQAPISELIERLLVAEKELLAAHPAIKGVPYNGLAQRDIDRFYLNSEGALRTESHSLASVYLYSKTEEEGKKPRSAGAYRIKENLADLDIAGCVKETADKTISHLNYEKIKTGKYRVVFSAEAFLSLLGAFSNLFNAQSILDNQSLSKADDIGKEIASPLLSVYDDALHPANIGAESFDGEGTPTRQVKLVEKGVLTSFLHSAGTAKRLNAQPTGNASIGAKVSVGPNFYHVFAAATPDSLHGLPMQELSLETAENVILIDDLQALHAGVKALQGSFSLPFDGWLVNKGEKISIESATVAGDFLEVLKSIVYVEKEAELTPGGVCPRVWVSELSITGE; encoded by the coding sequence ATGTCTAACATCCGAGAAATTGCAACTTACGCCCAACAAAATGCCACCAAACTAGGCATTCAAAAATTTGATATTTACGGTTCAACAGTAGACGATACCAGCGTTCAAGTTGACCAAGGAGAACCCAAACAAGTAAAAGCTTCAAATCGTTCCGGTGTCACAGTTCGGGTTTGGAACGAAGAAAATACAATGGGTGTCACCAGTACCACAGATATAGATCCGAAAGGATTAGAATTAGCTTTACAAACTGCTTATGAAGCGAGTTTCTTTGGTGTAAAAGAAAACGTCCCTGATTTTAGTCCAGAAGCGACCATTCCCATCGCCAAAACCACCAAAAACAAAGCACTACAAGCACCTATCTCAGAACTAATTGAAAGATTATTAGTAGCAGAGAAAGAACTATTAGCGGCTCATCCTGCAATTAAAGGAGTACCTTATAATGGTTTGGCACAAAGAGATATCGACCGCTTTTATCTCAACAGTGAAGGTGCTTTAAGAACAGAGTCTCATTCCTTAGCTTCTGTTTATCTTTATAGCAAAACTGAAGAAGAAGGTAAAAAACCCCGCAGTGCTGGTGCTTATCGAATTAAAGAAAATTTAGCTGATTTAGATATTGCAGGTTGTGTAAAAGAAACTGCTGATAAAACTATCAGCCACTTAAATTATGAGAAAATCAAAACTGGTAAATATCGAGTAGTTTTCTCTGCTGAAGCTTTCTTGAGTTTATTGGGTGCATTTTCTAACTTATTTAATGCCCAAAGTATCCTTGACAATCAAAGTTTATCAAAGGCTGATGATATCGGTAAAGAAATTGCTTCACCCTTACTTTCAGTTTATGATGATGCCCTACATCCTGCTAATATCGGTGCAGAAAGTTTTGATGGTGAAGGTACTCCTACCCGTCAGGTAAAGTTAGTAGAAAAAGGTGTCTTAACCAGCTTTCTCCATAGTGCGGGAACAGCTAAAAGGTTAAATGCCCAACCTACAGGTAATGCAAGTATTGGTGCTAAGGTGAGCGTTGGTCCCAATTTTTATCATGTTTTTGCCGCAGCTACACCTGATAGCCTGCATGGCTTACCCATGCAAGAATTAAGCTTAGAAACTGCGGAAAATGTGATTTTAATTGATGATTTACAAGCTCTCCATGCTGGTGTTAAGGCTTTGCAAGGTTCGTTTTCTTTGCCTTTTGATGGTTGGTTAGTTAACAAAGGTGAGAAAATTAGTATCGAATCGGCAACAGTAGCTGGTGATTTCTTGGAAGTCTTGAAATCAATTGTTTATGTAGAGAAAGAAGCAGAATTAACACCAGGAGGAGTTTGTCCCAGAGTTTGGGTGAGTGAACTCTCTATTACTGGAGAGTAA
- a CDS encoding DUF6671 family protein: MTKQLFNNRVAVLLTMHQKEKVIAPLLQQELGIQVIVPQNVNTDAFGTFTREIKRQYTQIATAKLKAEKALEITGETIAIASEGSFAPHPSFPYIYANREIIVFLDQKNDLEIIGEVFSTDTNFNHQVVNNLQAAEEFSSKVGFPEHALVIWFEKSNPENPQIIKGITTKEGLQESVNFALENSLDGKVHIETDMRALYNPTRMRNIKKATQDLLNKINSYCPQCSTPGFSIAEKIKGLPCEICHQPTFLSMTVIYQCRKCNFRKEKLYPEGKKFADPGLCNYCNP; encoded by the coding sequence ATGACGAAGCAATTATTTAATAACCGTGTGGCTGTTCTTTTAACCATGCACCAGAAAGAAAAAGTAATTGCCCCATTATTACAGCAAGAGTTAGGAATACAAGTCATAGTTCCGCAAAACGTTAACACCGATGCTTTTGGTACATTTACTAGAGAAATAAAACGTCAATATACACAAATTGCTACTGCGAAACTAAAAGCTGAGAAAGCTTTAGAAATAACAGGAGAAACTATAGCTATAGCTAGTGAGGGTAGTTTTGCTCCTCATCCCAGTTTTCCTTATATTTATGCTAATAGAGAAATTATTGTTTTTTTAGATCAAAAAAATGACTTAGAAATTATTGGTGAGGTATTTTCAACTGATACAAACTTTAATCATCAGGTTGTCAATAATTTACAAGCAGCAGAAGAATTTTCTAGTAAAGTTGGTTTTCCTGAACATGCTTTAGTTATTTGGTTCGAGAAATCAAATCCTGAAAATCCGCAAATTATTAAAGGTATCACGACAAAAGAAGGATTACAAGAATCTGTAAATTTCGCTTTAGAGAATTCACTAGATGGAAAGGTGCATATAGAAACAGATATGCGGGCGCTTTATAATCCGACGCGGATGAGAAATATCAAAAAAGCTACCCAAGATTTGCTAAATAAAATCAATAGTTATTGTCCTCAATGTTCTACACCTGGGTTCAGTATAGCTGAAAAAATCAAAGGTTTACCCTGTGAAATTTGTCATCAACCTACTTTCTTGAGTATGACGGTAATTTATCAATGTCGAAAATGTAATTTCAGGAAAGAAAAGTTATATCCTGAAGGTAAAAAGTTTGCAGATCCTGGACTATGTAACTATTGTAATCCTTAG
- a CDS encoding aspartate carbamoyltransferase catalytic subunit — protein sequence MSTTTWTRHHILSLADFTTSEYNAVLQTAASFQEVLSRRTKKVPTLQGQVVANLFFEPSTRTRSSFEIAAKRLSADTLNFAAATSSMTKGETILDTAKTYLAMGTDIMVIRHKEAGVPHVIAQEMDRLGVKVSVLNAGDGQHEHPSQGLLDLFTICTLIDPAQPRIELLEGKKIAIVGDILHSRVARSNIWSLIASGAEVYLAGPPTLLPKFFAEYLGRTENSQRLFTHWQLEPALENADFVMTLRLQKERMTAHLLPSLREYHQLFGITRNKLKLCKPNVKVLHPGPVNRGVEISSDLMDDPEFSLIQSQVTSGVAVRMALLYFIGSGRA from the coding sequence ATGTCTACTACTACCTGGACTCGTCATCATATTCTTTCCCTAGCTGACTTCACAACCAGCGAATATAACGCCGTTTTACAGACCGCTGCTTCATTTCAAGAAGTATTATCACGCCGAACCAAAAAGGTACCAACTCTACAGGGACAGGTGGTAGCAAACTTATTCTTTGAACCTTCAACGCGTACCCGCAGTAGTTTTGAGATAGCTGCTAAACGCTTAAGTGCAGATACCCTAAATTTCGCTGCTGCTACATCTTCCATGACCAAGGGAGAAACCATTCTGGATACAGCAAAGACCTATTTAGCGATGGGAACGGATATTATGGTAATTCGCCATAAAGAAGCAGGAGTACCCCATGTGATCGCCCAAGAAATGGATCGTTTAGGTGTAAAAGTTAGCGTCCTCAACGCAGGTGATGGACAACATGAACATCCATCCCAAGGATTACTTGATTTATTTACAATTTGTACATTAATTGATCCAGCACAACCCAGAATTGAATTATTAGAAGGCAAAAAAATAGCCATTGTTGGAGATATTCTCCATTCTCGCGTAGCCCGTTCTAATATTTGGAGTTTAATCGCTAGTGGTGCAGAAGTTTATCTAGCCGGACCTCCCACATTACTACCTAAATTCTTTGCTGAATATTTAGGACGCACAGAAAATTCTCAGCGTTTATTTACACATTGGCAACTAGAACCAGCCTTAGAAAACGCCGATTTTGTGATGACATTGCGTTTACAAAAAGAACGAATGACAGCGCATTTATTACCAAGTTTAAGAGAATACCATCAACTATTTGGCATTACCCGCAATAAATTAAAACTCTGTAAACCCAACGTTAAAGTTTTGCACCCAGGACCAGTAAATAGAGGTGTAGAAATTAGTTCTGATTTAATGGATGATCCTGAATTTAGCTTAATTCAATCTCAAGTAACGAGTGGTGTTGCTGTGCGAATGGCATTGTTGTATTTTATTGGTAGCGGTAGGGCTTAA
- a CDS encoding pentapeptide repeat-containing protein has translation MRLEAILILGGAILNGANLMNARLERSNFTEAELIGANLQGTIMAVTKLTRPNMSRANLSFARLSRADLSQANLREANLTEADLVDAYLARTNLIDANLSQANSIRAEISSANLMHTNLSEAVIPDGTVND, from the coding sequence ATGCGTCTTGAAGCGATATTAATTTTAGGTGGTGCTATTCTTAATGGTGCTAATTTAATGAATGCTAGGTTGGAAAGATCAAACTTCACGGAAGCTGAACTTATAGGTGCTAACTTGCAAGGTACAATTATGGCAGTTACTAAACTAACTAGACCCAATATGAGTCGAGCAAATCTGAGTTTTGCTAGATTAAGTAGAGCAGATTTAAGTCAGGCTAACCTGCGCGAAGCTAACCTTACAGAAGCAGATTTAGTAGATGCCTATCTTGCCAGAACTAACTTAATTGACGCTAATTTAAGTCAGGCAAATTCGATCAGAGCAGAAATTAGTAGTGCAAATTTGATGCATACAAATTTGAGTGAAGCAGTAATTCCTGATGGCACAGTTAACGATTAA